Proteins encoded by one window of Salmonirosea aquatica:
- a CDS encoding sulfatase-like hydrolase/transferase — protein MAKAQTSDKPNILWIVSEDNSPFIGAYGDTFATTPNIDKLATQGVLYTNAFATAPVCAPSRSTLITGMYPPSLGTENMRSTYPIPDFVKFYPKYLREAGYYTSNNVKKDYNVDQDQEDAWDESSNSATYTKRKPGQPFFAIFNTTISHESCLHTFIPNDKLRHDPAKVPIPPYHPNTPEMRHDWAQYYDKVEDMDTFVGKVLADLEASGEAENTIVFYYSDHGGVLGRSKRFMYESGLHIPMVIRFPKKYAHLAPGQPGTKTDRIVTFLDFAPTLLSLAGVPIPDYMPGKAFLGTQNTPERQYAHAFRGRMDERIDLVRSVRDKKYRYIRNYMPHKIYGQYLEYLWKAPSMGSWEAAYKAGTLNDVQKKFWETKPVEELFDVDADPHNVNNLAGDPKYAAILKRMRQANHDYVIDSKDVGFLPEAMMEEISGIIPLYDYARSGHYEVKKVVETAELASQGDPKNVEKMMKMLKDKDPIIRYWAATGCTILGHHATPAKYDLLSLLSDKEVSVRIAAAEALTKLGEKQKAVDALIDALKQGNQMARVQALSVLDQLGDEARKAYPAVKAVIVGEKVDGSYDIRAAERIIAKAEGK, from the coding sequence TTGGCGAAAGCCCAAACCTCCGACAAGCCCAACATCCTGTGGATTGTGAGCGAGGACAATAGCCCTTTCATCGGGGCCTATGGCGACACATTTGCGACCACCCCCAACATCGACAAGCTGGCCACACAAGGAGTACTTTATACCAATGCCTTCGCCACTGCCCCCGTGTGTGCGCCCTCGCGCTCGACGCTCATCACCGGCATGTACCCGCCCTCGCTGGGCACCGAGAACATGCGCAGCACCTACCCCATCCCTGATTTTGTCAAATTCTACCCCAAGTACCTGCGCGAGGCGGGGTACTATACCAGCAACAATGTCAAGAAGGATTATAATGTAGATCAGGACCAGGAAGATGCCTGGGACGAGTCGAGCAATAGTGCTACGTACACAAAGCGCAAACCCGGTCAGCCGTTTTTCGCCATCTTCAACACCACCATTTCCCACGAGAGCTGCCTGCATACTTTTATTCCTAATGACAAATTGCGCCACGACCCGGCCAAGGTACCCATCCCCCCCTATCACCCCAATACGCCCGAAATGCGGCACGACTGGGCGCAGTACTACGACAAGGTGGAGGACATGGATACCTTTGTGGGCAAGGTTCTGGCCGACCTGGAAGCTTCAGGCGAGGCGGAGAATACCATTGTCTTCTATTACAGCGACCACGGCGGGGTGCTGGGCCGCAGCAAGCGGTTCATGTACGAGTCGGGGCTGCATATTCCGATGGTGATCCGTTTTCCTAAAAAATACGCGCATCTGGCGCCCGGCCAGCCCGGCACCAAAACCGACCGGATCGTCACGTTCCTGGACTTTGCCCCTACCCTGCTGAGTCTGGCCGGGGTACCTATCCCTGATTACATGCCCGGCAAGGCCTTCCTGGGTACCCAGAATACGCCCGAACGCCAATATGCCCACGCCTTCCGGGGCCGCATGGACGAGCGCATCGACCTGGTGCGTTCCGTGCGTGACAAGAAGTACCGCTATATCCGCAACTACATGCCGCATAAAATCTACGGGCAGTACCTCGAATACCTGTGGAAAGCCCCATCGATGGGCTCCTGGGAGGCCGCCTACAAGGCAGGGACTCTGAACGACGTGCAAAAGAAATTCTGGGAGACCAAGCCCGTCGAAGAACTATTCGATGTGGATGCCGACCCGCACAATGTCAACAACCTGGCCGGCGATCCCAAGTACGCCGCCATTCTGAAAAGGATGCGTCAGGCCAACCACGATTACGTCATTGATAGCAAAGACGTGGGCTTCCTGCCTGAAGCCATGATGGAGGAGATTTCGGGTATCATCCCGCTGTACGACTACGCCCGCAGCGGCCATTATGAGGTAAAAAAGGTGGTTGAAACCGCCGAGTTAGCCTCGCAGGGCGATCCGAAGAACGTGGAAAAAATGATGAAAATGCTGAAAGACAAAGACCCCATCATCCGCTACTGGGCTGCTACGGGCTGCACCATTCTGGGCCACCACGCCACACCGGCCAAGTACGATTTGCTGTCGCTTCTCAGCGACAAGGAAGTGAGCGTCCGCATTGCTGCGGCCGAGGCTTTGACCAAACTGGGCGAAAAGCAAAAGGCAGTCGATGCGCTGATCGACGCCCTCAAACAAGGCAACCAGATGGCGCGGGTGCAGGCGCTCAGCGTACTGGATCAGCTGGGAGACGAGGCCCGCAAGGCCTACCCGGCCGTGAAAGCGGTGATTGTGGGTGAGAAAGTGGACGGCAGCTACGACATCCGCGCCGCCGAACGGATCATCGCCAAAGCCGAGGGCAAGTAG